One Brassica napus cultivar Da-Ae chromosome C2, Da-Ae, whole genome shotgun sequence DNA window includes the following coding sequences:
- the LOC106378085 gene encoding uncharacterized protein LOC106378085, with amino-acid sequence MGAMNLRRCLSPLHAECEALIWAMECMKTLQYSDVVFATDFSQLVKMVSTPEEWPAFSTHMEEFNRSKTFFPHFRIRHILRAQNTLADKLARGARSSPSALLYVDSTPPVWLARSVGDSS; translated from the coding sequence ATGGGGGCGATGAATCTTCGTAGATGTTTGTCACCTCTCCACGCTGAATGTGAAGCactaatttgggcaatggaatgcatgaagaCCCTCCAATATTCTGACGTAGTTTTTGCGACGGATTTTTCTCagctggtgaagatggtgtcgaCACCTGAAGAATGGCCTGCCTTTTCTACACACATGGAAGAATTCAACCGAAGTAAGACGTTCTTCCCCCACTTCCGGATCAGACATATTCTTAGAGCACAAAATACCTTGGCGGACAAGCTTGCACGTGGTGCGAGGAGTTCTCCTTCAGCTTTGCTTTATGTTGATTCAACTCCACCGGTTTGGCTTGCTAGATCGGTTGGAGATTCTAGTTAG
- the LOC106379432 gene encoding LOW QUALITY PROTEIN: 40S ribosomal protein S12-2 (The sequence of the model RefSeq protein was modified relative to this genomic sequence to represent the inferred CDS: inserted 1 base in 1 codon), protein MDLLTALELTLRKARAHGGVVRGLHESAKLIEKRVAQLXCNQPDYVKLVKALCGDHSINLLTVPSAKTLGEWAGLCKIDSEGNARKVVGCSCLVVKDYGEDTTALNIVKKHIESN, encoded by the exons ATGGATTTGTTGACAGCATTGGAGTTGACTCTTAGGAAAGCTCGTGCTCATGGTGGTGTTGTTCGTGGTCTCCACGAAAGCGCTAAGCTTATTGAGAAACGTGTTGCTCAGC TGTGTAACCAGCCTGATTACGTCAAGCTTGTTAAGGCTCTATGTGGTGATCACAGCATCAACTTGCTTACCGTTCCAAGTGCCAAGACCCTCGGCGAATGGGCTGGT cTCTGTAAGATTGACTCCGAGGGTAATGCTAGAAAGGTTGTTGGATGCTCCTGTCTTGTAGTCAAG GACTACGGTGAGGACACGACTGCACTCAACATCGTCAAGAAGCACATTGAGTCTAACTAA